One region of Synechococcus elongatus PCC 11801 genomic DNA includes:
- a CDS encoding HAD-IA family hydrolase — protein MWKRSWKSFIARLSAIDLCGKAVEKLKGFSTGVFRGIPFLHRLRGFSTRNPQSYPQSYPQALQAIIFDFDGTLVDSLLTVVEIANAQAPDFGYKPIDARDYAQLRQWSSRAIVRRAGLSPWQQARLLRRVQRQLGACLPALKLFPGIAELLVQLRSRSLCLGILSSNSQQNVEAFLQRQGLRSLFSVVQAGTPILSKRRALSRLIYQAGWQPATVMYVGDETRDVEAARQVGLIAVAVTWGFNDRRSLAAVRPDWLLETPADLLQAVTRVMQE, from the coding sequence ATGTGGAAAAGATCTTGGAAATCTTTTATAGCAAGGCTTTCAGCGATCGACCTCTGTGGAAAAGCTGTGGAAAAACTGAAGGGGTTTTCCACAGGGGTCTTTAGAGGGATCCCCTTTCTCCACAGACTTAGGGGGTTTTCCACAAGAAATCCACAGAGTTATCCACAGAGTTATCCACAGGCCTTACAGGCGATTATTTTCGATTTTGATGGCACTTTAGTAGATTCTTTGCTAACTGTGGTTGAGATTGCCAATGCCCAAGCTCCTGATTTTGGCTATAAGCCGATCGATGCACGGGATTATGCGCAACTGCGCCAGTGGTCCTCACGGGCGATCGTGCGCCGAGCAGGGCTTTCCCCTTGGCAGCAAGCGCGCTTGCTGCGGCGCGTGCAGCGTCAGCTTGGTGCTTGCCTTCCGGCTTTGAAGCTTTTCCCAGGGATCGCAGAGTTACTGGTGCAACTGCGATCGCGATCGCTCTGCTTAGGGATTCTGAGTTCTAACAGTCAGCAAAATGTAGAAGCTTTTTTGCAAAGGCAAGGCTTGCGATCGCTGTTTTCTGTGGTTCAGGCCGGAACACCCATTTTGAGCAAGCGTCGTGCCTTGAGTCGGCTCATTTATCAGGCTGGCTGGCAGCCAGCTACGGTGATGTATGTCGGCGATGAAACGCGCGATGTTGAAGCGGCTCGTCAGGTGGGTTTGATTGCTGTCGCGGTCACGTGGGGATTTAACGATCGTCGTAGCCTAGCTGCTGTGAGACCGGATTGGTTGCTGGAAACTCCCGCAGACTTATTGCAAGCCGTGACCCGTGTGATGCAAGAGTAA
- the dnaN gene encoding DNA polymerase III subunit beta: protein MKLVCRQNELNTSLSLVSRAVPSRPNHPVLANVLLAADAGTQRLSLTAFDLSLGIQTSFAAQIERSGAITLPAKLLNDIVSRLPNDSDVTLEEQETAATLSVGSGQYQMRGISADEFPELPLVQSQEALQLSASALIEGLRGTLFATSSDETKQVLTGVHLKVQPDGLEFAATDGHRLAVVKTENAAAIPAAEFAVTVPSRALRDLERMISIRGSDEAIALYHDQGQIVFQWGDQYLTSRTLDGQYPNYGQLIPREFNRNVAVDRKRLLAALDRIAVLADQQNNAIRLKLDPESNSLALSVDAQDVGSGQEVVPAEIIGEPLEIAFNVRYLSEGLKALATTDIQIQLNSNTSPVVLSPLGPVKITYLVMPIQLRS, encoded by the coding sequence ATGAAGTTGGTCTGTCGCCAAAACGAACTGAACACCAGTCTGTCGCTTGTTAGTCGTGCAGTGCCATCCCGCCCGAACCATCCGGTTCTCGCCAACGTCCTTTTGGCTGCTGACGCCGGTACGCAACGACTGAGCTTAACCGCCTTTGATCTCAGCCTTGGTATTCAAACCAGCTTTGCAGCTCAAATCGAGCGGAGCGGTGCGATCACTCTGCCTGCAAAGCTGCTCAACGACATCGTTTCACGCCTGCCCAACGATAGCGATGTCACGCTGGAAGAGCAGGAAACTGCGGCGACGCTATCGGTTGGCTCTGGCCAGTACCAAATGCGAGGCATTAGTGCTGACGAGTTTCCTGAACTCCCCCTCGTGCAAAGTCAGGAAGCACTGCAACTATCAGCCAGTGCTCTCATTGAGGGGCTACGCGGCACGCTTTTTGCAACGAGCAGTGATGAGACAAAGCAGGTTCTGACAGGGGTTCATCTCAAGGTGCAGCCCGATGGTCTGGAATTTGCTGCAACCGATGGCCATCGCTTAGCCGTGGTCAAAACCGAAAATGCAGCAGCAATCCCAGCGGCTGAGTTCGCTGTTACGGTGCCGTCACGGGCGCTGCGGGACCTAGAACGGATGATCTCGATCCGCGGCAGTGATGAGGCGATCGCGCTCTATCACGACCAAGGCCAAATTGTCTTCCAATGGGGTGACCAGTACCTGACTAGTCGGACGCTGGATGGCCAGTATCCCAACTACGGCCAGCTGATTCCGCGTGAGTTTAACCGCAATGTCGCCGTCGATCGCAAACGGCTCTTGGCAGCCCTCGATCGCATTGCAGTCCTTGCTGATCAGCAGAACAATGCGATTCGGCTCAAGCTCGATCCTGAGAGCAATAGCTTAGCTCTGTCGGTTGATGCACAAGACGTAGGCAGTGGCCAAGAAGTGGTGCCCGCTGAAATCATTGGTGAGCCGCTAGAAATTGCCTTTAACGTGCGCTATCTCTCGGAAGGGCTCAAGGCGCTGGCAACCACGGATATTCAAATTCAGCTCAACAGCAACACCAGTCCAGTGGTACTCAGCCCTCTAGGCCCTGTCAAAATCACCTATCTGGTGATGCCGATTCAGTTGCGCAGCTAG
- a CDS encoding RNA metabolism, giving the protein MSDQPEELRVSDLLNRQVLDRQTTDEHGRIDRVWMHPPAHRVLGFLCRQGLIRGEFSAFRLDQLHALGDDSVVLEAAPQPANPEKIDRLESLLQHEVWTDAGLHLGKIVDCCFDRQTGYIRSYLVSPHGWRGVAGMLWDLDPTLVLSYGQERVLVAELDPEALPVYDLGLVESVAGAEPDYRQLLGDLRQRARHWKQELKLQVSKAKEQAQQVLAQVQEVREQAQQPLDWDEPQPTPLADLSDSSEDWEAVDTALQPLPELRPKSAAIAPPVEPLIPPEALDDDDPWV; this is encoded by the coding sequence ATGTCAGATCAGCCTGAGGAACTGCGGGTTAGCGACCTTCTCAATCGACAGGTCCTCGATCGCCAAACAACGGACGAGCACGGTCGCATCGATCGCGTTTGGATGCATCCGCCTGCCCATCGGGTCTTGGGATTCCTCTGCCGGCAAGGGCTGATTCGTGGTGAGTTTTCTGCCTTTCGCCTCGATCAGCTGCATGCCCTCGGCGACGATAGCGTTGTGCTGGAAGCAGCACCGCAGCCTGCGAATCCTGAAAAAATCGATCGCCTTGAATCACTGCTGCAGCACGAGGTTTGGACCGATGCAGGACTCCACCTCGGCAAAATCGTTGACTGTTGCTTCGATCGACAGACCGGCTACATTCGCTCCTATCTGGTCAGCCCCCACGGATGGCGGGGTGTCGCGGGCATGCTTTGGGATCTCGATCCAACCTTGGTGTTGAGCTATGGCCAAGAGCGGGTTCTGGTTGCAGAACTCGATCCTGAGGCATTGCCGGTCTATGACCTTGGGTTGGTGGAATCGGTCGCCGGGGCTGAACCGGACTATCGGCAACTATTGGGTGATCTTCGGCAGCGCGCCCGCCATTGGAAGCAGGAACTGAAGCTGCAGGTCAGCAAGGCGAAAGAACAAGCGCAGCAGGTACTTGCCCAAGTTCAAGAAGTGCGAGAGCAAGCCCAGCAGCCCTTGGATTGGGATGAGCCGCAGCCAACACCCCTGGCAGATCTCTCGGACAGCAGTGAAGACTGGGAGGCGGTCGATACTGCCCTACAGCCCCTGCCGGAACTAAGACCTAAATCAGCCGCGATCGCCCCTCCAGTAGAGCCCTTGATTCCCCCAGAGGCTTTGGACGACGACGACCCGTGGGTCTAA
- the purL gene encoding phosphoribosylformylglycinamidine synthase subunit PurL produces MTAISSAPFSADEIAAEGIKPEEYDAIVERLGRHPNKAELGMFGVMWSEHCCYKNSRPLLSQFPTEGPRILVGPGENAGVVDLGDGLHLAFKVESHNHPSAVEPFQGAATGVGGILRDIFTMGARPIAILNSLRFGDLEQPRTRRLFHGVVSGISHYGNCVGVPTVGGEVAFDPAYNGNPLVNAMALGLMETDEIVKAGASGIGNPVLYVGSTTGRDGMGGASFASAELSDESMDDRPAVQVGDPFLEKSLIEACLEAFKTGAVVAAQDMGAAGLTCSTAEMAAKGGVGVELDLDLIPVRESGMVPYEYLLSESQERMLFVAAAGREQELVDIFHRWGLQAVVAGKIISEPIVRIFWQGAIAAEIPATALSDNTPIYHRQLPDEPPAYAQQAWQWSVDQLPAATATGCGDRSWNDLLLTLLDSPTIASKRWVYRQYDHQVQNNTVVLPGAADAAVVRLRPQMGAAALKTSNKGVAATTDCNARYCYLQPYEGAKAAVAEAARNLSCVGAEPLAVTDNLNFGSPEKPIGYWQLAEACRGLSEACREFATPVTGGNVSLYNETLDSEGQPQPIYPTPVVGMVGLVPNLDRVCGQGFQSVGDRLYLLGLPTQATDDRLSLGGSEYLAIAHQTVAGMPPRVDFDLERRVQAVCRLGIHQGWIRSAHDSAEGGLAVAIAESAIAGSLGARVNLGELIGHRPDWLLFAEGGARILVSVNPANVSAWEAELQAQIPAAWQAIGTVAEADAGLAITAGNQPLIQLSVDQLQQTWGGAIERRLAKD; encoded by the coding sequence ATGACGGCGATCTCCTCTGCTCCCTTTTCGGCCGATGAAATTGCTGCTGAGGGCATCAAACCCGAGGAGTACGATGCCATTGTCGAGCGGCTGGGCCGCCATCCCAACAAAGCCGAGCTGGGCATGTTTGGGGTGATGTGGTCGGAGCACTGCTGCTACAAAAACTCGCGACCGCTGCTTAGTCAATTCCCGACGGAAGGCCCGCGCATTCTTGTCGGTCCTGGTGAGAATGCCGGTGTCGTTGATCTAGGCGACGGCCTGCATCTCGCCTTCAAAGTCGAGTCGCACAATCACCCATCTGCTGTGGAGCCGTTTCAAGGAGCAGCGACAGGGGTTGGTGGCATTCTCCGCGATATTTTCACGATGGGAGCCCGCCCGATCGCGATTCTCAACTCCCTCCGCTTTGGTGACCTCGAGCAGCCCCGGACGCGGCGACTGTTCCACGGTGTGGTCTCAGGGATTAGTCACTACGGCAACTGTGTCGGTGTGCCAACAGTGGGCGGCGAAGTCGCCTTTGACCCGGCCTATAACGGCAATCCCTTGGTCAATGCCATGGCCTTGGGGCTGATGGAAACTGACGAGATTGTCAAAGCAGGCGCTTCGGGGATTGGTAATCCGGTGCTGTACGTCGGTTCGACCACGGGACGCGACGGCATGGGTGGGGCCAGCTTTGCCAGTGCTGAGCTGAGCGATGAGTCGATGGACGATCGCCCGGCGGTGCAAGTCGGCGATCCCTTCCTTGAAAAATCGCTGATTGAAGCTTGCTTGGAGGCCTTCAAAACCGGCGCTGTCGTTGCTGCGCAGGATATGGGCGCGGCAGGCCTGACCTGCTCAACGGCAGAAATGGCCGCTAAGGGCGGCGTGGGCGTCGAGCTGGATCTCGACCTGATTCCTGTGCGCGAAAGCGGCATGGTGCCCTACGAGTACCTGCTCTCGGAATCGCAGGAGCGGATGCTATTTGTGGCCGCGGCTGGTCGCGAGCAAGAGCTAGTCGACATCTTCCACCGCTGGGGGTTGCAAGCCGTTGTCGCCGGCAAGATTATTTCCGAGCCAATCGTGCGGATTTTCTGGCAAGGGGCGATCGCGGCGGAAATTCCGGCCACAGCGCTTTCCGACAATACGCCGATCTACCACCGGCAGCTCCCAGACGAGCCGCCCGCCTATGCCCAACAAGCTTGGCAATGGTCGGTGGATCAGCTTCCTGCTGCCACTGCGACAGGTTGTGGCGATCGCAGTTGGAATGATCTGCTGTTGACTCTGCTGGATAGCCCCACGATCGCTTCCAAGCGCTGGGTCTATCGCCAGTACGACCACCAAGTCCAGAACAACACGGTTGTCTTGCCGGGGGCGGCAGATGCCGCTGTGGTGCGGTTACGACCGCAGATGGGCGCTGCTGCGCTGAAAACGTCCAACAAGGGCGTGGCAGCCACCACGGACTGCAATGCTCGTTACTGCTACCTGCAGCCCTACGAGGGGGCAAAAGCGGCGGTTGCAGAGGCGGCCCGCAACCTCAGCTGTGTTGGTGCTGAACCGCTGGCCGTGACCGATAACCTCAACTTTGGCAGTCCTGAGAAGCCGATCGGTTATTGGCAGTTGGCTGAAGCGTGCCGTGGTTTGTCGGAAGCCTGCCGCGAATTTGCGACGCCGGTGACTGGCGGCAACGTCTCGCTCTATAACGAAACGCTGGACTCTGAAGGGCAACCGCAGCCGATTTACCCAACGCCGGTGGTTGGCATGGTGGGTTTGGTTCCCAACCTCGATCGCGTTTGTGGTCAAGGTTTCCAATCCGTTGGCGATCGCCTCTACCTGCTGGGTCTGCCAACACAAGCGACTGACGATCGCCTCAGCTTGGGGGGCAGTGAATATCTCGCGATCGCCCATCAAACGGTGGCAGGGATGCCGCCACGGGTGGACTTCGACCTAGAGCGGCGAGTGCAGGCTGTCTGTCGCCTGGGCATTCATCAAGGTTGGATTCGATCGGCCCACGACAGTGCTGAAGGCGGCTTGGCGGTGGCGATCGCTGAATCGGCGATTGCCGGTTCACTGGGCGCTCGGGTCAATTTGGGTGAACTGATCGGCCATCGCCCCGATTGGTTGCTGTTCGCCGAAGGCGGTGCTCGGATTCTTGTTTCTGTCAATCCGGCTAATGTTTCGGCTTGGGAAGCGGAACTACAGGCGCAAATCCCAGCTGCTTGGCAAGCAATCGGCACCGTTGCTGAAGCAGACGCTGGACTGGCAATTACTGCTGGAAATCAGCCGCTCATCCAGCTTTCAGTCGATCAGCTCCAGCAGACTTGGGGCGGGGCGATCGAACGTCGTTTGGCCAAAGACTAA